The window ACAGATACCGGTACGATGTTCATTGAACGCAACTTCAAATTCATCCCTAAGAATGGCTATGTTGCAATGATTACCTTGCATAGCTGGATGTTCCTTTCAAGTTTTGAAAAACTGAGAGATGAAGTCATTAACAACAGATCAATCCTTTCTATGATTCATATTGGAGCAAGGGGCTTTGATACAATCGGTGGCGAGGTAGTTTCCACAACTGCGTATGTCCTCTCTGGGGAGAATGGGACCACAGGGGTTAAGGGGCAGTATGTCCGTCTTGTTGATGGCCAATCTGAAGCGGAAAAATCCAATTCACTATCCGTTGCAATCTCAAATCATGATTGTGGATATTACTTTGAAGTATCAGCAGATCAGTTTGAGAAGATTCCAGGAAGTCCGATTGCTTACTGGGCATCTCCGCGTGTAAGAGAAATCTATTCTTCATCTGTATCAGCTGGAACAATTGCCGAATTCAAACATGGAATGAGTACTGGTAAAAATGAAGCAGTTGTCAGGTTCTGGCCTGAGGTCATATTCTCTGACATCGCATTCAATTCTACCTCACATGAAAGTTTCTATTTTTCTGGAAAAAAATTTGTTCCATATAATAAAGGAGGAGAATATAGGAAATGGTATGGTAATCAAGAGTATATCCTAGGATATGATAAAAAATACGATGCTCTGATGGATTCTTTCTCAGGTCATAGGCATGACAATAAAGATACATATTTCAAAGAAAATATTTCTTGGTCCAAGATTTCCAGTGGAGATTTGGCAATGAGATTTTTTCCACATGGTTTTGTCTATGATGTTGCAGGCTGTTCCGCATTTACTACTCATGTATATATCAAATATCTACTTGCTTTCTTTAATCTAAAGGTTAAAGATTTACTTGTTTCTGCATTATCTCCGACATTAAACTTTGAGGTTGGGCAACTAAGGAATGCTCCAATTATCATAAAAGAATCATCGATTGAAAATGTTTCAAAACAAGTAGATAAGAGTATTTCAATCTCTAAAGCTGACTGGGACTCCTTCGAAACCTCTTGGGATTTCTCCATTCATCCTTTGCTTGATAAGAACATCATTGAGACTGATGGCTTCGCATTTGATGATGATCTGGAGCTTCAGGAATATCTTGGAGATGATGAGTATACCAAGATTTTCAAGAATGGAATTGATGGTTCAAGGACTGCATGGAGCCCCATTGAGTTTGCATATCTCCGTTATAAGGACTGGGCTAACAAGGCATTCTTTCACCTAAAGAAGAATGAGGAAGAGCTGAACAGAATCTTCATCGATATCTATGGTCTTCAGGATGAGCTTACTCCGGAAGAAGATGATTCGATGGTGTCAGTGCATAGGATCTTTGATTCAAAGGCAGAGATTCCAGAGTCAATGAAGAAAGGACAGTATGCACTTACCAAGGAAGATGTCATCAAGTCATTCATCTCCTATGTGGTCGGCTGCATGTTTGGACGCTATGATGCTTCACGCCTAGGGCTTGCATTTGCAGGTGGTGATTTTGATATCTCCTCATACTCTGAATTTGTTCCAGATGCAGATAACGTCATTCCTGTTCTTGGAGACTCCTGGTTCAAGAACGATGCTGAGACTTATTTCATCAAGTTTGTTGAGAAAGTATTCGGACATGACAGTCTCAATGAAAATCTCAAGTTCATTGAGAATGCTCTTGGGAAATCAATCAGGGAATACTTCTATAAGGACTTCTACAAGGATCATCTGAAGACTTATCAGAAGAGGCCGATCTACTGGATGTTCTCATCTCCAAAGGGATATTTCCAGGCATTGGTATACATGCACCGTTATAATGAGAATACAGCAAATATCGTGCTGGATTACCTGAGAAAGTTCAGAGAAAAGATTCAGTTCCAGATAAAACTGGCAGACGAGGCGGGTGAGACCAAGAAGAAGGTCGAATATGAGAATATAGACAAGGATCTCAATGATTATGAGGTGAATATCCTTTTTCCTCTTGCAATCAAGCATCTTACATTCGATCTTGATGATGGAGTGAAGGTGAATTATCAGAAGCTCGGGAATGCTCTGAAACCAATCAAGTGAGGTGAGGATGGAAGATTTCGAATTGCAGAACATAGAATACAAAGTCATCTGGAAGAAGGAGTTTCTTGATGAGATTTGTGGAATGGCCAACGCTTCCGGTGGGAAGATATATATCGGCAAAGATGACGATGGCAACACTGTGGATCTTGGAGTCAATGAGACCAGAAGATTGCTTGAAACAATTCCTAACAGCATAGTCCAGGCTCTGAACTACTCTAATGTCTCTGTTGATGCAAAAAGAGATGACAATGGCCTCTATATCGAGATTATAGTTCACAAATCAGACTCTCCTGTCTTCTATCAGGGAAGCATGTACAAGCGTATCGGGACTGCCAATTTCAAAGTGGAAGGAACTCAGCAGCAGAATGCTTTGATTGAAGTCAGGAACAGGACATGGGATTCATCTGTTGTAGACAATGTCTCGATTGATGACCTCGATGAAGAGAGTTTCCAGATCTTCAGGGAAGAGGCTGTTGCATCTGGCCGCATAAGCGGCAAAGCCCTTGAAAGCAGAGAGAAGATTCTTGAAGAGCTTGAGCTTATCAAAGATGGAAAGCTTACCGTTGCTGCTGTTCTCCTGTTCCATAGAAAACCATCAAAAGTGGTACCAGGCGCATCCATACTTATTGGCAAGATGAGAAATGATGCGGATGTAGTGAGCAGTGATGAGATAAAAGGATCTCTGATGATGCTCAGCAGAAGCATCCTTGATATCCTGAAGGTGAAATATCTTTATGCACTCATATCCTACGACATGCCTACAAGGATTGAGACATATCCATACCCGTTTGATGCACTTAGAGAAGCAGTTTTCAACTCTTTAATGCATAACGACTGGTCATCTGGCCAGTCCATTCTGATTAAGGTTTATGATCATTCGCTCAGCATACTCAACAGGGCTATTGTTGATGAGGACTGGACTGTAGAACACCATAAATCTAGGCATATCAATCCGCTCATATCAAATGCATTCAATAAAGCCGGACTTGTTGAAAAATTCGGAACAGGAATCACCAAGATGATTGATTCATGCAAGGACGCTGGAAATCCTGAACCATTGTTTGAGACAGCTTCCACTGGCCTTGATTTCTGCGTGACATTCCAGGCTTCCAAACTATACAAGGCAATCGAAAAATATAGGGCATTGAATAGCGACTCTGTTGTTGACTACCGAAAGGTACTTGCCCAGATGGATAAACTGACAGAGGAAAGTCCTGTTGGCAGTATAAATGATACTGATGGCAGTTTAAATGGCAGAATAAATGAAGCTGATGGCAGATTAACCAGATTCTTGGCAAATAAGAAAACTGCAGAGACTTCAGAAGAAGATTCTGTATATTTCAGGAAGGTACGGATTCTTTCGGAACTGAAAGGAAAACCTCAAAGCACAATTGAACAATTGGTATCAGTATTGGCTATTCCAGAAAGAACAATCTACAGGGATATTGAGTGGTTGAGAGAAAACGGCTATCTGGAACGTCTTGGCTCAAAGAAATCTGGTTCATGGCATGTAATCAAGGAGCTTGAATAAGATGAATGATACCTTGTTAAGCAATCTCGCAAAGCAATTTGAATCACATAGGGTCGTTTTCTGGTATGATCCATCTTCAGAGTTCTCAGATCAGCTTGATCTGATGCCGGATGATGTTACGCTCATCAGAGCTTCGGAATACAATGACTTTGCAATCAAGTACAGACTCCTGACAGAAGAGCCAGAGAAGAAGTTCTTGGTCTACTATGAGAAGGATGAGCCTGAGTATGAGGACAACTGGCTTCTCGATATCCAGCTTGCAAACACGGTGTTCAGAACGGACAAGGAATCCATTATCCTCTCAGATCTGGATTTGCCGCATGCTTTCATAGGAACTCTAAGAAAGCATCTTCCGTTCTTCGACAACAAGAAACTTGTGAAGAAGCTTGATTCATTGGTAAGCCCGGATATGAGTGAGGATGCCTTTGAACATCTGCTTCTTGCGATTACAGCTGGAGAAGACTCCTTCAATCTCCAGATGATCATCGATTCCCTTGTTGCTGACTATGCTGATGACGGAGATCTTTATGAGACGGTAAAGGAATACGGGCTTGATTCACTCTTATGGAATGATATTGCTACTCTCTACGGCTATTCGAAGGAAAATCCGGGTATAGAAGATTTCTATCTTTCGGTATACGAGACATCACTTCAGCACTTTCTTGGTTCTGCAACAGCACTCCAGGCGGATGCATATGGTCTACTGAAACACTGGAAGGATTCGGCAAAATTCAAAGATTCCGGACTATATAAAACACTCTCAGATAAAGCAGCTGAGGAACTTTCTGCGCCTAAGCATCTGGCTGATATCTCCATCGAGTCTCTCTCTGCCTTTGATGATTATGCCTTCGTCGAAGAAGAGATCATCGCAAGGCTTACAGCAAGTGCACTGAATCAGACAATGGGATTAGAAGCAATCAGGCAGATTGCAGAGAGAAGGAGAAGTTCATTCTGGTACTCAGAGTACAGCTCAGCTTATCAGAGCATAGTGCTGGCAAAGACGATGCTGGATGCTGTGAAGAACATCTCATTCACAATGGACAGCCCTGATGCCGGAATCAGCAAGTATGTTAAAGAATGGTCTCATATAGACAATGCATACAGAAACTTCAAGATCCAAGTCCATGGATGCCTGAACATCAATTCAGACATGGAGGCACTTTCAGATAAAGTCGAAGCATCTTATGTGACCAATTTCCTCATTCCTCTTGGAGAGAAGTGGACACCGTTTGCAAAGGAAATGCTTGAGAAAGGCTGGCGGACAGAGGGAGGAATCCAGCGACAAGGAATCTTCTATCACTATAACATCAAGAATCTACAGTTAAGGGGAAACAAGGCTGTTGTCCTCATTTCTGATGCAATGCGTTATGAAATTGGCGAAGAGCTTGTAAGCGAAATAAATTCCCAGCAAAGATACAAGGCAGCAATCCAGCCTCTGCTTGCATCAGCGCCGACATACACTCAGCTTGGCATGGCATCTCTGCTTCCGCATGAGACGCTTATGATCTCTCCCGATGGAAGCGCAGTCTATGCGGATGGTGTAAGCACACAGGGGATTGTGAATAGGGAAAAGATCCTGAAGAATGCATCAGATGGTAAGGCCGTGGCATTGGATTCAGATGATGTCCTCAAGATGAAGAGCGATGATCTCAGGACTGTCATCAAGGACAACTCTGTAATCTATGTCTACCATGACCTCATTGACCGTGAGGGAGAGGACAATCTTTTCAAGGCATCTCATGAGGCAATTGATGAGCTTAAAAACATCATCAGAAAACTTGGATCTTCCAATGCGAATACAATCTATGTCACAGCAGATCACGGCTTCCTGTTCCAGGAGAGTGACCTTGAGTCTCATCAGTACATCTCTGACGGATCTGTCAGAGGAAAGGATGTCCATCAGGTCAGTGGAAGACGTTGTGCAATAGGCTACGACCTTGTGCCCTCTGATTCCCTTATGATTGCAAAGCTGAAGGATATAGGACTCTCTAACGAGGATGACCTCGAAGTTGCATTCCCCAATTCAATTCTCAGGATGAGAGTGCAGGGAGCGAACACGAACTTCGTACATGGAGGACTCTCTCTTCAGGAGATCATCATCCCTCTCATCAAAGTCGATAAGGCCCGCAAGGACGACATAACAGATGTCTCAATCGAGATACTCACGAATCTGAAGACAATCACCACAGGAAGTGTCGCTGTGACGTTCTTCCAGGAGGATTATGTCTCAGACAAGGTTCAGGGCTATGAAGCCACATTCGGCTTCTATTCTCAGGACGGTACTGCAATCTCTGATATCGAGAAGAGGACAATTGCAAGTGAGGCGATAGATCCGAAGAAGAGGGAATTCCAGATTGTGTTCTACCTGAACAAGGAATCTGAGAAATACAACAGACGGCCAGTGTTCCTGAGAATACAGAAGATCCTTCCATCCGGCAGGACTCTGATGATTGCTGAAAAGGAATGCATTCTCTCACGCTCGATTAGTTCGGATTTTGATTTCTAGGAGGTAACAGGTGAAAGAGTTTGATCAGAAGATACATGATGCCTTTCCTGGTCTTGTAGTGAGAAAAGACCTGGTGAAGGAAGTGAAGGGAAATGCGATTGTCCCTTCCTACGTGCTTGAATACCTCCTCGGGCAGTACTGTGCTACAGATGATCAGGAAACAGTCAAAGCCGGGATTGAGAGTGTCAAATCAATCCTCGCAGCACACTATGTGCATCGAAATGAGGCAAACAAGATCAGAGCTGAGATAAGCGAGCGTGGACAGAAGAAAGTCATCGACATGATCTCTGTCACATTCAATGAGAAGAAGGACACATACGAAGCGTCTTTCTCCAACCTTGGAATCTCTAAGGTGCTTGTTGATTCCGACACCATCAAGAAACATCAGAAATTGCTTGTGAATGGTGTATGGTGTATTGCTACCGTGAGCTATCAGCTGGATGAGGAATCAAAGGACTCTTCTCCCTGGCATATTGAGAATCTGAAGCCAATACAGCTCTCAAACTTCGACTTCGACATGTTCCTTGCTGGCAGAAAACAATTCACTTCCGAGGAGTGGATCGATGTTCTTATGCAGTCAATTGGATTCAATCCAGAGATGTTTTCAAAGCGCCTCAAACTTCTGCACCTACTCCGCCTTGTGCCATTTGTAGAGAGAAACTACAACCTCATAGAGCTCGGCCCGAAAGGAACTGGAAAGAGCCACATCTATTCTGAGATGTCTCCATATGGAATGCTGCTTTCCGGTGGAGAAGTCACTGTTGCAAAGCTCTTTGTGAACAACAACCGCAATCAGCTTGGACTTGTCGGATTCTGGGATGTCGTTGCATTCGATGAATTCGCAGGACAGGCGAAGAAGGTTGATAAAGCCTTAGTTGATATCATGAAGAACTACATGGCCAACAAATCTTTCTCTCGTGGTATCGAAACGATGCACGCTGAAGCTTCAATGGTCTTTGTCGGCAATACAAAGCATACAGTACCATATATGCTGAAGAACTCGGATCTCTTTGAAGAGCTTCCAAGTGCATACCATGATTCAGCTTTCATCGACCGTATCCATGCTTTCGTTCCTGGATGGGAGTTTGACAGCATTCGCTTTGACATGTTCTCGGATGGTTATGGATTCATAGTTGATTACCTTGCGGAGATGCTCCGCTATATGCGTAACCGTGATTACTCGAACATTTATCAGGACTACTTTACGCTCTCTTCTGATATCACGACAAGAGATAAGGATGGCATTAACAAGACATTCTCCGGACTGATGAAGCTTATCTATCCTAACGGCGAAGCTACAAAGGAAGAGGCAAAAGAGATTCTGGAATTTGCAATTGAACAGAGAAAGAGAGTCAAGGATCAGCTTGTTCGCATAGATGCGACATTCTATGACACTGAGTTCAGTTACCTTGACAATTCTTCAAAAGAGAAGATTCAGATTCTTGCCCGGGAGGAGAAGGAGTTCCCGGAGCTTTACAAGAAGCAGGCAAGCGAGGCAAGCCCTGAAGAAAAGAGAAAGCCAGAGAAACAACAAGCTGAGGATACACAAACCATTCCGGACTCTCTTAAATCCAATGCCAAGATACTGGGGCCTTTGTTTCCTTCTCCAAAAGCAGGCAACTTCCGCTACGAAGAAGATCAGAGCGGAGTATCCTACGAGAAGCTCTTTGGAGAATATCTTGAAGGAGCTACTCGGATTGAGATTCAGGATCCATACATCATCAAGCCTTATCAGACAAGAAATCTGATGGAGTTCCTGGAAGTCGTATATCATCACAAGAAACCGGAAGATGAAGTGACTGTTTCTCTTCTTACAAAAGCTGACAGGGATTACTTTGAAGATCAGGATATGAGACTGTCGAGAATTAAAGACAGCGCAGCTCTCATCGGCATTGATTTCGAATACTCCTATGATGGCACTGATACGATTCATGATAGAAACATCATTTTGAATAATGGTTGGAAGATCATTCTCGGAAGAGGACTCGATATCTTCCAAGTATTCGACACAGATATGCTTTCATTTGCGTCTAAGGTACAGGAAATCAGGAAATGCAAGGCATTTGAAATTACGTATATTTTGCAGGGCATGTAAATGCTCTGCAAGAAAACATAGTCAAAAGATTTTGGGTTTCTTATATTCCTTTAACTTTATTTCCTTATTTGGTTCCCCTATGAAATATATTTTCTTTTTTGCTCGTGAGACAGCAACGTAAAAATTACGAACATCCCAATAATTAAGATTACCTTTGGATTTCCTTGCATAATATCTTCTATTGCTTTCATTGTTAGCATGACTTGCTAGGCGATCCATCTCCCCTGAAATATCAATAATTACAGCATCGAACTCCAATCCTTTGGATAATACTGTTCTTGTTGAAACTTTGTTTGGCAAAATCTCTTCAGTAAAAGTATAAAGGGAATTATACGCTTCCTCCAAAGAACAATCATTTATAATTGCGCATTCTAAAATATTGGTAAGTTGTTTATAAAATCCAAACCTTACACATGAAAATTCTTTATGAGTCTTAACCCATATAAGTATTTCCTTTATTTTGGAATATCTATTCTTTTGTTCAGATTCATTAGAAGAAATTTCTGCTAAATCCTTAAACAGCTGCAGTAAATCAGGATAATTATTTCTTTTCCACCCATCAAAATTTTGTTGTGCAATTTTTTCCTGCATAGTTGATAAGTGTTTATCAATATTTGAGAATACAATTTTGAAGATGTCAAACAATAGTGATAAATTTGTTACTTGAGCATCAAGTTCTTTGAGTTTCTCAGTCAGGATAGTATCATCTTTTTTTTCATGGTATCCATATCTACCACCAGTACGTCTGTTGAAGAACAGTTGGATATCTTCATTTCGAGCAATGAATGCTATAGTGTTTTCTTTGTCGGATAGTTCAGGTAACTTCTCGAAAATATCTTGTGGCGGTATGTAAGAAATATATTCAGTTGGCTCCGGAGCAATAATATTGCATCCAGATCCGTTGTGGTCTGCTTTGTAAAGCTCTTGTCGCAGATTCGAAATCCATTGTCCGAGTGCTGGATTTGTTTGCTTCCATCTCCAGGGTATTGTTAAGGAGGTATACTCGCAACTTTGAGATATGGTGTATAAATCACAAGGTGTTTCACTTTTATTTTGACCAAAATAGAATATCCCTTGTAGAGGATCACCTAATATAGTCATTGGAAGGATTTGCCCTAAAGTACCAATCAAAAGATCATGCTGCGATAGCGTGCAATCTTGGTATTCATCTACTATAACCTGTGAATATGCAATTTTGATTATATGTTGCATCCAGGGATAATTCAGTAGCCTAGAAGTCGAATTGTAGAGATTAGGATAATAGTGTGTACCTGGATATTGATATGGCAAACAATAGTGAAATCTTGCAGATTTAGGATAAGCTTTACACCAGTACATGCAGAATGACGCTATAGTAGCAATCTCGTACTTATTACTAGCAATAGAATATTTAGCAAGTCTATTCTTTATTGCTGCAACACCTGCTCTTGTGTGCGTGAGCAGAAGAACCTTTCTGGCGTCAGTACTTTCATCTACAATTTGGACAAGCCGTTCTGTCTTTCCATATCCAGCAGGAGCTTCAATATATGTGGCAGGTACTACTTGAGCCATTTAATTATCCCTGAAATTAGCTTTTCAAAAGTAGAATTCCCTGTTCCATTTTCATTGAAAGATTCAAACAAAAGAGGAAATAGAATTTCTGCACAGCGATAACTTTTAAATATTTTATTTTGATTTGCGAAATCCCCTAGCTTCGCTCTGTCATTCACCATAATCTCGATTTTCTTTTCCAAAGAATTTAGAATTTCTTGTTGAAATAGGTCATTGGATTGAAGATACGATGGCAAATTTCTGATAAAGGACTCTGGTGCATCATTGGCGATTTGATTTTCAATACAATTTCCATCATCCATTTGAAAAATAACAAAAGAAGAAAATATATCCTGTACTTCTTTTACTTTTTTTACATCGCATGGTTTATCAGAATCCATTACAACACATGTAGTATATCCAAGTCGAATAAGTAATGATGCAATCTTAGATGAATTACTTCCACCATTGCCGTCTATGTAGTCAACTCCATAACATGCGAGGCTTGAATTATTTCTGTTAAAGAAATAAGAGTCTATCGCTTTAATTAATTCAAATTCGGTATGGCCTTCGCAAATAATTATTTTCCTTCCTAGCAGACATTTATTAAAACGACGAAATGCTTTTTGTAAATCATCTGTATCACAAAGAGACCCAACAGAATACAATCGATCATCTTCTTCTGTGGTTTGTAGAATGAATACCTCATCGAACTTACAGGAATCCAATGTAATTGGCGAATGGGTAGTAAAAATTATTTGACCATTATCTTTAACTCTATCTCGTAACAAAGAAATCAGAGTTCTAATTCTGAACGGTTCTAAGGACGTTTCAATTTCATCGATAAGAACTAAGGTCTTATTTATTTTTGTTTCAAGGTTCAATGCTATTGAGGTGAGCCGTTGCGAACCAAGCCCTCTTGATGATAAAGACTTCTCTCCTTCAAAAACTAAAATAGAAGAATCTGCGTTCTTAAAGTCTAAATGATTAGATAACTCTCCGGAAAGTGAAACCCCATACTTATTAAGTATTTGAGGGATATTTGATAATGCCTCATCTAGCGGTTTTGACACATCCGCTTCTCCAATTGAGGCAGATTGTAATGCTTTTACAGATAAATGCTTTAAATCTGATTTCAGATCGGATCCAGAATAATATTTTCTTAAAACAGAGCCCTGTCCCCATGCAAGATCTTTTCTACAGTCAAGTCCTATAGACGAAACATTTAATACCTTTCTGTCAGATTG of the Sphaerochaeta sp. genome contains:
- a CDS encoding putative DNA binding domain-containing protein, whose amino-acid sequence is MEDFELQNIEYKVIWKKEFLDEICGMANASGGKIYIGKDDDGNTVDLGVNETRRLLETIPNSIVQALNYSNVSVDAKRDDNGLYIEIIVHKSDSPVFYQGSMYKRIGTANFKVEGTQQQNALIEVRNRTWDSSVVDNVSIDDLDEESFQIFREEAVASGRISGKALESREKILEELELIKDGKLTVAAVLLFHRKPSKVVPGASILIGKMRNDADVVSSDEIKGSLMMLSRSILDILKVKYLYALISYDMPTRIETYPYPFDALREAVFNSLMHNDWSSGQSILIKVYDHSLSILNRAIVDEDWTVEHHKSRHINPLISNAFNKAGLVEKFGTGITKMIDSCKDAGNPEPLFETASTGLDFCVTFQASKLYKAIEKYRALNSDSVVDYRKVLAQMDKLTEESPVGSINDTDGSLNGRINEADGRLTRFLANKKTAETSEEDSVYFRKVRILSELKGKPQSTIEQLVSVLAIPERTIYRDIEWLRENGYLERLGSKKSGSWHVIKELE
- the pglZ gene encoding BREX-1 system phosphatase PglZ type A — its product is MNDTLLSNLAKQFESHRVVFWYDPSSEFSDQLDLMPDDVTLIRASEYNDFAIKYRLLTEEPEKKFLVYYEKDEPEYEDNWLLDIQLANTVFRTDKESIILSDLDLPHAFIGTLRKHLPFFDNKKLVKKLDSLVSPDMSEDAFEHLLLAITAGEDSFNLQMIIDSLVADYADDGDLYETVKEYGLDSLLWNDIATLYGYSKENPGIEDFYLSVYETSLQHFLGSATALQADAYGLLKHWKDSAKFKDSGLYKTLSDKAAEELSAPKHLADISIESLSAFDDYAFVEEEIIARLTASALNQTMGLEAIRQIAERRRSSFWYSEYSSAYQSIVLAKTMLDAVKNISFTMDSPDAGISKYVKEWSHIDNAYRNFKIQVHGCLNINSDMEALSDKVEASYVTNFLIPLGEKWTPFAKEMLEKGWRTEGGIQRQGIFYHYNIKNLQLRGNKAVVLISDAMRYEIGEELVSEINSQQRYKAAIQPLLASAPTYTQLGMASLLPHETLMISPDGSAVYADGVSTQGIVNREKILKNASDGKAVALDSDDVLKMKSDDLRTVIKDNSVIYVYHDLIDREGEDNLFKASHEAIDELKNIIRKLGSSNANTIYVTADHGFLFQESDLESHQYISDGSVRGKDVHQVSGRRCAIGYDLVPSDSLMIAKLKDIGLSNEDDLEVAFPNSILRMRVQGANTNFVHGGLSLQEIIIPLIKVDKARKDDITDVSIEILTNLKTITTGSVAVTFFQEDYVSDKVQGYEATFGFYSQDGTAISDIEKRTIASEAIDPKKREFQIVFYLNKESEKYNRRPVFLRIQKILPSGRTLMIAEKECILSRSISSDFDF
- the brxL gene encoding BREX system Lon protease-like protein BrxL: MKEFDQKIHDAFPGLVVRKDLVKEVKGNAIVPSYVLEYLLGQYCATDDQETVKAGIESVKSILAAHYVHRNEANKIRAEISERGQKKVIDMISVTFNEKKDTYEASFSNLGISKVLVDSDTIKKHQKLLVNGVWCIATVSYQLDEESKDSSPWHIENLKPIQLSNFDFDMFLAGRKQFTSEEWIDVLMQSIGFNPEMFSKRLKLLHLLRLVPFVERNYNLIELGPKGTGKSHIYSEMSPYGMLLSGGEVTVAKLFVNNNRNQLGLVGFWDVVAFDEFAGQAKKVDKALVDIMKNYMANKSFSRGIETMHAEASMVFVGNTKHTVPYMLKNSDLFEELPSAYHDSAFIDRIHAFVPGWEFDSIRFDMFSDGYGFIVDYLAEMLRYMRNRDYSNIYQDYFTLSSDITTRDKDGINKTFSGLMKLIYPNGEATKEEAKEILEFAIEQRKRVKDQLVRIDATFYDTEFSYLDNSSKEKIQILAREEKEFPELYKKQASEASPEEKRKPEKQQAEDTQTIPDSLKSNAKILGPLFPSPKAGNFRYEEDQSGVSYEKLFGEYLEGATRIEIQDPYIIKPYQTRNLMEFLEVVYHHKKPEDEVTVSLLTKADRDYFEDQDMRLSRIKDSAALIGIDFEYSYDGTDTIHDRNIILNNGWKIILGRGLDIFQVFDTDMLSFASKVQEIRKCKAFEITYILQGM
- a CDS encoding ATP-binding protein, with protein sequence MRILDICINNFRGIDHFSHSFSSSNNLICIIGKNDSGKSSLLRAVEWLFYPTNALNVSISDFYKCDITNSIAIEATFTDFPEAFLLPDKYGRYLTKPGKKEAPRPRTFPENSKVQSSSDDVIGGRSWKEIETFREPEDSNHLYLRARLTISSSFDPEWTIVSDAQEPTFFRQSDRKVLNVSSIGLDCRKDLAWGQGSVLRKYYSGSDLKSDLKHLSVKALQSASIGEADVSKPLDEALSNIPQILNKYGVSLSGELSNHLDFKNADSSILVFEGEKSLSSRGLGSQRLTSIALNLETKINKTLVLIDEIETSLEPFRIRTLISLLRDRVKDNGQIIFTTHSPITLDSCKFDEVFILQTTEEDDRLYSVGSLCDTDDLQKAFRRFNKCLLGRKIIICEGHTEFELIKAIDSYFFNRNNSSLACYGVDYIDGNGGSNSSKIASLLIRLGYTTCVVMDSDKPCDVKKVKEVQDIFSSFVIFQMDDGNCIENQIANDAPESFIRNLPSYLQSNDLFQQEILNSLEKKIEIMVNDRAKLGDFANQNKIFKSYRCAEILFPLLFESFNENGTGNSTFEKLISGIIKWLK
- the pglX gene encoding BREX-1 system adenine-specific DNA-methyltransferase PglX, which translates into the protein MKGSALERFAQEARIQLQKEVRARLNLIQKGDASIDLIENRNAVNALNKHLEELKGDEEALVEEVAYTWFNRISALRFMDASGYNATLIVSPSEGKTLPEILSEALSGIIDEDVVTSIKDRERIRGLVDGSITSKNPQAEIYRILLVASCNHLNNSLPLLFEKIEDYTDLLLPDDLLSSESIITKTVNAISEEDTASVEIIGWLYQYYISEKKDEAFASFKKGKKAGKDEIPAATQLFTPEWIVRYLVENSLGRLWMLNHPESNLKSRMKYFIEPTDKETDFIRLSSPEEIKVLDPCCGSGHMLTYAFDLLFDIYAECGYTDNDAVKHIIEDNLYGIEIDKRAGQLAYFALMMKARERSRRILRKGIEPNICILQKVEFDKEELPNVINLFENPSLTIMDLMNDFKDADILGSLITPSISNIAALKATLRKDLESGDMLSDEYTLAKRVKAVLDQAEYLAGKYSIVITNPPYLAPSSSDPILQNFAKGQYPNSKTDTGTMFIERNFKFIPKNGYVAMITLHSWMFLSSFEKLRDEVINNRSILSMIHIGARGFDTIGGEVVSTTAYVLSGENGTTGVKGQYVRLVDGQSEAEKSNSLSVAISNHDCGYYFEVSADQFEKIPGSPIAYWASPRVREIYSSSVSAGTIAEFKHGMSTGKNEAVVRFWPEVIFSDIAFNSTSHESFYFSGKKFVPYNKGGEYRKWYGNQEYILGYDKKYDALMDSFSGHRHDNKDTYFKENISWSKISSGDLAMRFFPHGFVYDVAGCSAFTTHVYIKYLLAFFNLKVKDLLVSALSPTLNFEVGQLRNAPIIIKESSIENVSKQVDKSISISKADWDSFETSWDFSIHPLLDKNIIETDGFAFDDDLELQEYLGDDEYTKIFKNGIDGSRTAWSPIEFAYLRYKDWANKAFFHLKKNEEELNRIFIDIYGLQDELTPEEDDSMVSVHRIFDSKAEIPESMKKGQYALTKEDVIKSFISYVVGCMFGRYDASRLGLAFAGGDFDISSYSEFVPDADNVIPVLGDSWFKNDAETYFIKFVEKVFGHDSLNENLKFIENALGKSIREYFYKDFYKDHLKTYQKRPIYWMFSSPKGYFQALVYMHRYNENTANIVLDYLRKFREKIQFQIKLADEAGETKKKVEYENIDKDLNDYEVNILFPLAIKHLTFDLDDGVKVNYQKLGNALKPIK
- a CDS encoding AAA family ATPase yields the protein MAQVVPATYIEAPAGYGKTERLVQIVDESTDARKVLLLTHTRAGVAAIKNRLAKYSIASNKYEIATIASFCMYWCKAYPKSARFHYCLPYQYPGTHYYPNLYNSTSRLLNYPWMQHIIKIAYSQVIVDEYQDCTLSQHDLLIGTLGQILPMTILGDPLQGIFYFGQNKSETPCDLYTISQSCEYTSLTIPWRWKQTNPALGQWISNLRQELYKADHNGSGCNIIAPEPTEYISYIPPQDIFEKLPELSDKENTIAFIARNEDIQLFFNRRTGGRYGYHEKKDDTILTEKLKELDAQVTNLSLLFDIFKIVFSNIDKHLSTMQEKIAQQNFDGWKRNNYPDLLQLFKDLAEISSNESEQKNRYSKIKEILIWVKTHKEFSCVRFGFYKQLTNILECAIINDCSLEEAYNSLYTFTEEILPNKVSTRTVLSKGLEFDAVIIDISGEMDRLASHANNESNRRYYARKSKGNLNYWDVRNFYVAVSRAKKKIYFIGEPNKEIKLKEYKKPKIF